In Terriglobia bacterium, the following are encoded in one genomic region:
- a CDS encoding formyl transferase codes for MKIEFLTQEDSLYVLPFFEEFLRHYAAEFEITRISCCRAMGKRSRVQLLQELKWLYGVTGLGKLLLQAAKAKVFSLLPRSRSSQSFYSIAQLAHAYGIPYEHVDNPNKTEFTDALQQRSPDLLISVACPYILKEKLLGIPPRGCINIHHAPLPRYKGMMPTFWQLYHGEQQLGVTIHYMAAKVDEGDALLQESLPVTPGESLHTLIRRSKRHGAHCMAKVIRSLQTNSAVATQMDHAQGSYFTFPRREEAREFRRRGLRAI; via the coding sequence ATGAAAATTGAATTTCTAACCCAGGAAGATTCGCTGTATGTCCTGCCATTCTTTGAGGAATTTCTGCGGCACTATGCCGCAGAGTTTGAGATCACTCGTATCTCCTGCTGCCGGGCCATGGGCAAACGCTCCAGGGTGCAACTCTTACAAGAACTCAAGTGGCTTTACGGAGTGACCGGATTGGGCAAACTTCTGCTGCAAGCAGCCAAGGCAAAAGTGTTCTCCTTGTTGCCACGCAGTCGTTCATCGCAGAGCTTTTATTCGATCGCACAGCTTGCTCACGCCTATGGAATTCCTTATGAGCATGTCGATAATCCGAATAAGACGGAATTTACCGATGCATTGCAGCAGCGGTCACCCGATCTGTTGATCTCCGTGGCCTGCCCTTACATATTGAAGGAAAAGCTTCTGGGAATTCCGCCGCGCGGTTGCATCAACATTCATCATGCTCCTTTGCCCCGATATAAAGGTATGATGCCTACGTTTTGGCAGCTCTATCATGGCGAGCAGCAACTGGGCGTGACAATTCACTACATGGCCGCGAAGGTGGATGAAGGCGATGCACTCTTGCAGGAATCTTTGCCAGTGACTCCCGGCGAGTCGCTGCATACGCTTATACGGCGCAGCAAACGCCATGGCGCTCACTGCATGGCCAAGGTTATACGCAGCCTGCAGACAAATTCAGCAGTAGCAACGCAGATGGACCACGCGCAGGGAAGCTACTTTACTTTTCCCCGTCGCGAAGAAGCGCGCGAGTTTCGGCGGCGAGGGTTGCGCGCGATTTAA
- a CDS encoding polysaccharide deacetylase family protein: MSVTTELKSLGHAISFRSGLSSVIARHQGCGRILMYHGVAPQGAGELAAQLRYLARHFKVVSLETMLDRIMNGSHPLAHEIVLTFDDGLRNNLTVVYPILRELQLPATMFVCPALVESGEWLWNHEMRCRLQTLAAADLAELRMKLLAPGISVDAIVEWMKTLPLEQRRKAEETVRQATAGFLPSAAQREAFDIMNWNDLRSLDRELITVGSHTLSHPILTKLSGQEIEEEILESRRCLEQRLERKIEFFCYPNGAYDRRAYQLVQKTYCAAVTTEGGVIEDGKALDVHRLPRIPSAESAALTAWRLHRPEA; the protein is encoded by the coding sequence TTGTCCGTTACAACTGAATTGAAATCCTTAGGGCACGCCATCTCGTTCCGTAGCGGCCTCTCGTCGGTCATTGCGCGGCACCAGGGCTGCGGACGCATCCTTATGTACCACGGCGTTGCGCCGCAAGGCGCCGGAGAGTTGGCAGCTCAGTTACGTTATCTGGCCAGGCATTTCAAAGTAGTGTCGCTGGAAACGATGCTGGATCGGATAATGAACGGTTCCCATCCGTTGGCACATGAAATCGTTTTGACCTTCGATGATGGTTTGCGCAATAACCTGACGGTGGTTTATCCCATCTTGCGCGAGTTGCAACTGCCCGCGACGATGTTTGTCTGTCCTGCATTAGTTGAATCCGGCGAGTGGCTTTGGAATCACGAAATGCGCTGCCGTCTGCAAACGCTTGCGGCGGCAGACCTGGCTGAGCTGCGCATGAAACTCCTGGCGCCCGGCATATCAGTTGACGCAATCGTTGAATGGATGAAAACTCTGCCGCTGGAACAACGCCGCAAAGCCGAGGAAACCGTAAGACAAGCCACTGCTGGTTTCCTGCCGAGCGCCGCCCAGCGGGAAGCTTTCGACATCATGAATTGGAATGACCTGCGTTCGCTCGATCGCGAGCTCATCACCGTGGGATCGCATACATTGAGCCATCCTATCCTGACTAAGTTGAGCGGTCAGGAAATCGAAGAGGAAATACTGGAGAGCCGCCGGTGTCTGGAACAGCGGCTGGAACGCAAGATAGAGTTCTTCTGCTATCCCAATGGCGCTTATGACAGGCGAGCTTATCAGCTGGTCCAGAAAACGTATTGCGCGGCAGTGACTACTGAAGGCGGCGTAATAGAAGATGGCAAGGCGCTTGACGTTCACCGGTTGCCCCGCATCCCCAGCGCGGAAAGTGCCGCGCTGACAGCATGGCGGCTGCACAGGCCGGAAGCATGA
- a CDS encoding polysaccharide deacetylase family protein: protein MASPFSRSALRAHGKVFWAGLLRASGMLSLARKWVQKRGAIVLTFHRVLTDSELQQTASLSGMIVRDRTFADFLNYASRHCEFANPDQEPDWKPSGKLKLAVTFDDGWADNAESVYPIAARYYVPFVIFIVPEKTGTALPFWPERTAAALDRSPSVNGSQRAASIGRAIEALKSLSATERESRISQMLDSGGLLKSSATVDKTMTWEQITQLHAQGVTFGSHTSTHEILTKIPAPQAEQEIVSSREAIQQKLSSSCELFSYPNGDYSDQVRDLVAQAGYKFAFLNQEPGVWTRDCDPFLIPRVNVCEYHLVDSKGNFSPTIFNYAVVWSAARGLLSHMLSNRLKKFQRGSQASGKTWKPNEKKSLGKSS from the coding sequence ATGGCAAGCCCATTTAGCAGATCGGCGTTAAGGGCCCACGGAAAAGTATTCTGGGCAGGCTTGCTGCGCGCTTCTGGCATGTTGTCACTGGCCCGCAAGTGGGTCCAAAAGCGCGGCGCCATTGTTCTCACATTCCATCGCGTTTTGACAGATTCTGAACTGCAACAGACCGCATCGCTAAGCGGAATGATTGTCCGCGATCGGACGTTTGCCGATTTCTTGAATTACGCTTCCAGACATTGTGAATTTGCCAATCCGGATCAGGAACCAGATTGGAAGCCCTCCGGCAAACTCAAGCTCGCTGTGACCTTCGACGATGGATGGGCGGACAACGCAGAATCGGTTTACCCGATTGCCGCCCGATATTACGTTCCCTTTGTGATTTTCATTGTGCCGGAAAAAACTGGTACGGCGCTTCCTTTCTGGCCGGAACGTACCGCTGCGGCTCTTGATCGGAGTCCCTCAGTCAATGGCTCTCAACGCGCTGCCTCCATTGGAAGGGCCATTGAAGCGCTCAAATCGCTGTCAGCTACGGAACGGGAAAGCCGCATCAGCCAGATGCTGGACTCTGGCGGACTTCTTAAGTCTTCCGCCACTGTGGATAAAACAATGACATGGGAGCAGATCACTCAACTTCACGCCCAAGGCGTGACATTTGGTTCACACACCAGCACGCATGAGATTCTTACCAAAATTCCCGCGCCGCAGGCGGAGCAGGAAATCGTCTCATCTCGCGAAGCGATTCAACAAAAACTGAGTAGTTCCTGCGAACTGTTTTCCTATCCCAACGGAGATTACTCTGATCAAGTGCGCGATTTAGTGGCGCAAGCGGGATATAAGTTTGCGTTCTTGAATCAAGAACCTGGCGTCTGGACGCGCGATTGCGATCCCTTCCTGATTCCGCGAGTCAACGTATGTGAGTATCACCTGGTTGACTCTAAAGGTAATTTTTCTCCGACGATCTTCAATTACGCGGTTGTCTGGAGCGCGGCAAGAGGTTTGCTATCGCATATGTTGTCAAACCGTTTGAAGAAGTTTCAGAGAGGCAGTCAAGCCTCAGGCAAGACATGGAAGCCAAACGAAAAGAAATCCCTGGGAAAATCGTCCTGA
- a CDS encoding glycosyltransferase gives MQQFSTHVLDSSQAQGSSSAPDAFDELAIGDANARPHVLFLIDHLMALGGGETNLLKVAQLMPPELVRCSIATFRIKPEILQSISVPVYVFPWKRFFHLDAWKAVIALRKLIRTEKVDIVQTYFETSNLWGGLVAKLSGALLLSSRRDMGILRKARYALAYRLVNRLSDRVLAVSEEVKKFCVDADRIDPEKVSVIYNGVDLKQIAAENSDDNPFADADWAGASHIIACLANIRRVKGIDTLIQTAQRVCQAFPDAVFIIAGSLYERDYAEKMQSMVRQLGLEKNVRLLGFVGDPVPLLKMSDAFCLLSRSEGFCNALLEAMACGVPSVVTRVGGNPEAITDGENGFLVPVEDDAAAAERLLTLLEHPERAAQIGQNGRTSVETRFSADVMIQKLIGVYRDLLTERDRK, from the coding sequence ATGCAACAATTTTCAACTCACGTGCTGGACTCCTCACAAGCCCAGGGCTCATCTAGCGCCCCAGATGCGTTTGACGAGTTGGCCATTGGCGACGCCAATGCGCGGCCGCACGTGCTCTTCCTTATCGACCATTTAATGGCCCTGGGCGGCGGAGAAACCAACCTGCTGAAGGTAGCCCAGTTGATGCCGCCAGAGCTAGTTCGCTGCTCAATTGCTACCTTTCGTATTAAACCTGAGATTCTCCAGAGTATCTCGGTCCCGGTTTATGTCTTTCCCTGGAAGCGCTTTTTTCATCTGGATGCCTGGAAAGCAGTCATCGCGCTGCGCAAACTGATCCGGACAGAAAAAGTAGATATCGTTCAAACATATTTTGAAACTTCCAATTTGTGGGGCGGCCTTGTGGCCAAGCTGAGCGGGGCGTTGCTGCTGTCTTCCCGCCGTGACATGGGAATACTGCGGAAAGCCAGGTATGCTCTGGCTTATCGTCTGGTGAACCGGCTCTCCGACCGCGTGCTTGCCGTATCAGAAGAAGTAAAGAAATTCTGTGTTGACGCTGACCGCATAGATCCGGAAAAAGTTTCAGTTATTTATAACGGAGTTGATCTTAAGCAAATTGCCGCTGAGAATTCAGACGATAATCCCTTTGCAGACGCCGATTGGGCCGGCGCCTCGCATATCATCGCTTGCCTGGCCAATATCCGCAGGGTGAAAGGCATAGACACACTGATACAGACGGCACAACGTGTCTGCCAAGCGTTCCCGGATGCCGTCTTCATAATTGCAGGCAGCCTTTACGAGCGCGACTACGCAGAAAAAATGCAGTCAATGGTCCGCCAGCTAGGCCTGGAGAAAAATGTGAGGCTGCTGGGCTTTGTGGGCGATCCTGTTCCGCTGCTCAAGATGAGTGACGCGTTCTGTCTGCTTTCCCGCAGTGAAGGTTTCTGCAACGCGCTGCTGGAAGCGATGGCATGCGGCGTTCCTTCCGTAGTCACGCGCGTGGGCGGTAATCCTGAAGCAATCACCGATGGCGAGAACGGCTTTTTGGTTCCGGTTGAGGACGATGCCGCCGCGGCCGAAAGACTGCTCACATTGCTCGAGCATCCTGAACGGGCAGCGCAAATCGGACAGAACGGGCGCACCTCCGTAGAAACGCGATTCAGCGCCGACGTGATGATACAGAAATTGATTGGTGTTTATCGCGATCTATTGACTGAGAGAGATAGAAAATAG
- a CDS encoding polysaccharide deacetylase family protein: protein MTQPADRNMVLAYHEVMPESNYAYCVTTASFVEQLRLLDSMKKTKSLGAQITFDDGEQSQFHNAAPLLAEHGVKATYFVTPGLIGTAAKFLGWDDFRALQAAGHSVQSHGWSHKFLTFCSEAELAHELRASKQSLEDNLGSAVEEISVPGGRWNRRVLHACAAAGYRRVYVSHPWVETEIDGVEVIGRFMVRRTTTILELEKIVAKDRSALRKLRLRSQLREGLVGVLGDSLYHRLWCRLTGYNEFEAARQQDMHI from the coding sequence ATGACGCAGCCTGCCGATCGCAACATGGTTCTTGCCTATCACGAGGTGATGCCAGAATCGAATTACGCTTACTGCGTGACGACAGCTTCATTTGTCGAGCAACTGCGCTTGCTTGATTCGATGAAAAAGACAAAGTCACTCGGTGCCCAGATTACTTTCGATGATGGCGAGCAATCGCAATTTCACAACGCGGCGCCGTTGCTGGCTGAGCACGGAGTTAAGGCCACATATTTTGTCACGCCCGGCCTGATTGGCACAGCGGCAAAATTTCTGGGCTGGGATGATTTCAGGGCATTACAGGCAGCGGGGCATTCAGTTCAGTCGCATGGCTGGTCGCACAAGTTTCTTACGTTTTGTTCTGAAGCGGAACTGGCTCACGAGCTGCGCGCGTCAAAACAATCACTGGAAGATAATCTCGGTAGCGCCGTCGAAGAAATATCGGTTCCAGGCGGACGATGGAACCGGCGGGTGCTCCATGCGTGCGCTGCTGCCGGGTACCGGCGCGTTTACGTTTCCCATCCCTGGGTCGAAACAGAAATTGACGGAGTCGAGGTAATTGGCCGGTTCATGGTGCGCCGTACCACCACGATTCTTGAGCTCGAGAAAATAGTCGCCAAAGATCGCAGCGCACTGCGTAAATTGCGCCTGCGCTCGCAGCTCAGAGAAGGGCTGGTCGGAGTGTTAGGCGACAGCTTATACCATCGGCTCTGGTGCCGCTTGACTGGATACAACGAATTTGAAGCGGCCCGTCAGCAGGATATGCATATTTGA
- a CDS encoding glycosyltransferase family 4 protein, whose amino-acid sequence MNRVKVLQLISSGGYYGAENMLLNLCASQQKAGCQQSLMLFYNVHAPNVEFYERARRRGLSVRMVHCQGRADWRAVRQIEECIQEDGIELLHTHGYKADLYGYVAARRSDKPIVATCHNWVGGTAALGIYNHLDRMALKRFHGLAAVSDSVARRLLDSGVAAKKIRTIANGIDVEPFERARPLPVFDFDGNKVVGMVARLDLQKGFEYLLLAARELCGTFSGLKIVIVGEGPDRQAIENMIQRFGLQSSVILAGQHSDMPGVYAAMDIFVLPSLNEGLPMTILEAMAASKPVIATRVGAIPSVIKDGETGLLVDPADVDGLRDALARLLTDSDLCRRLGAAGHDWVSRNYTSEAMALKYRQMYDDVLGTSAIATVPTRALDSRNADARQA is encoded by the coding sequence ATGAATCGCGTGAAGGTATTACAACTCATCAGCAGCGGCGGCTATTACGGGGCGGAAAACATGCTGCTGAACCTCTGCGCGAGCCAGCAGAAAGCCGGTTGCCAGCAAAGCCTGATGCTTTTTTACAACGTGCATGCGCCCAACGTTGAGTTTTATGAACGTGCGCGGCGTCGCGGCTTGAGCGTGCGCATGGTGCACTGCCAGGGCCGCGCAGACTGGCGCGCCGTCCGCCAGATTGAGGAGTGCATTCAGGAAGACGGCATTGAACTACTCCACACGCATGGATACAAAGCCGATCTCTATGGTTACGTCGCCGCGCGGCGCTCCGACAAACCTATCGTCGCAACCTGCCATAACTGGGTGGGAGGCACCGCTGCTCTGGGAATCTACAACCATCTGGACCGTATGGCGCTCAAGAGATTTCACGGTCTTGCAGCCGTATCGGATTCGGTAGCGCGGCGCCTGCTCGACTCCGGCGTCGCCGCCAAGAAAATCAGGACGATAGCAAACGGTATCGATGTGGAACCGTTTGAGCGTGCACGTCCTTTGCCGGTGTTCGACTTTGATGGCAACAAAGTCGTCGGCATGGTTGCCCGGCTTGATCTTCAGAAAGGTTTTGAGTATCTGCTGCTGGCCGCCCGTGAACTTTGCGGAACTTTTTCAGGATTGAAAATTGTTATCGTAGGTGAAGGTCCTGATCGCCAGGCGATTGAGAACATGATCCAGCGATTCGGATTGCAATCCAGCGTGATCCTTGCTGGTCAGCACTCTGATATGCCGGGTGTTTACGCGGCGATGGATATCTTTGTCCTGCCATCGCTCAATGAAGGATTACCCATGACCATTCTTGAAGCCATGGCAGCGTCCAAGCCCGTGATCGCAACCAGGGTCGGCGCGATCCCCAGCGTGATCAAAGATGGAGAAACGGGGTTGCTCGTTGATCCCGCAGATGTTGATGGATTGCGAGATGCGCTCGCGCGCTTGCTTACCGATTCTGATCTGTGCCGCCGCCTTGGCGCGGCCGGCCACGATTGGGTGAGCCGCAATTACACCTCTGAAGCCATGGCGCTGAAGTATCGCCAGATGTATGACGACGTTCTGGGCACTTCAGCGATTGCTACTGTCCCCACACGAGCGCTGGACAGCAGGAATGCTGATGCGAGGCAGGCATGA
- a CDS encoding DUF3473 domain-containing protein — protein sequence MSKQDPKPKQTHVLSVDVEDYFQVEAFAGSVDRKGWHRWPSRVVANTQRVLDLFDQHNAKGTFFFVGWVAERFPHLVREVQSRGHELACHSYWHRTVYSLTPDEFRKDTRQAKQAIEDATGMSIAGYRAPSWSITKSCLWALDILAEEGFTYDSSIYPIRHDLYGVPGAQRFPYTHDCANGLKLRQFPPATLRFFGTNLPAAGGGYLRIFPAAFTEFAFRTFEKKYGERVVVYLHPWELDPEQPRISGPMKSRVRHYTNLKHMHAKLNTVLSRRKFQPFKDVLAQEAAEADAQQIARHSPGLVVDKHLHEPLHAVAHIAKGKR from the coding sequence TTGAGTAAGCAGGACCCAAAGCCGAAGCAAACCCATGTTCTAAGCGTGGACGTGGAGGACTATTTCCAGGTAGAAGCGTTTGCCGGATCAGTTGACCGAAAAGGCTGGCATCGGTGGCCTTCCCGCGTGGTCGCGAATACTCAGCGTGTGCTGGATCTCTTCGACCAGCACAATGCCAAGGGAACATTTTTCTTTGTCGGTTGGGTGGCCGAACGATTTCCGCACCTGGTGCGTGAAGTCCAGTCCCGTGGGCATGAGCTTGCCTGCCATAGTTACTGGCATCGTACGGTCTACAGCCTAACGCCGGATGAGTTCCGCAAAGACACGCGGCAGGCTAAACAAGCGATTGAAGACGCAACGGGGATGTCAATAGCCGGTTATCGCGCACCGAGTTGGTCGATTACCAAATCCTGCCTCTGGGCGCTCGACATTCTGGCCGAAGAGGGATTTACATACGACTCCAGCATCTATCCCATTCGTCATGATCTTTACGGAGTGCCAGGTGCGCAACGGTTTCCGTACACGCATGATTGCGCGAACGGACTGAAACTTCGGCAGTTTCCCCCGGCGACGCTTCGCTTTTTTGGCACAAATCTTCCCGCAGCCGGCGGAGGATATCTGCGAATCTTCCCAGCGGCTTTTACCGAGTTTGCGTTTCGCACATTTGAAAAGAAGTACGGCGAACGGGTAGTGGTTTATCTGCATCCTTGGGAGCTTGATCCGGAGCAGCCGCGCATCAGTGGGCCGATGAAGTCGCGTGTGCGCCACTATACAAACCTCAAACATATGCATGCCAAGCTGAATACAGTCTTGAGCCGGCGCAAATTTCAGCCTTTCAAAGACGTACTGGCCCAGGAAGCCGCTGAAGCTGACGCGCAGCAGATCGCGCGCCATTCCCCCGGCTTAGTGGTCGATAAACACTTGCATGAACCGCTTCACGCGGTGGCGCACATCGCAAAAGGTAAAAGATGA
- a CDS encoding ATP-grasp domain-containing protein, translated as MAAAQAGSMSEMTVLILDGHSRAALETLQSLGRAGVLVDLASQIPDCLAMHSRYVARKLQQPSLESAADFQTWLREQDNLRNYTLIVPATEASLLGLRQLDENDPLRRKAVVAGDEALDMALDKEKTWQLAHQLGILTPSGVLLSTLSEIGPLQQFPVVLKPTHSKVIVDGGLRTLAVAVVKNESERQEQLRRWLPFTPVQQQEYIHGRGVGVEFLFNRGRKIWHFAHERVHEYPLTGGASSYRRSIDPPVAMLQDAEKLLTALNWHGVAMVEFKIDAKGQHWLMEINPRLWGSLALSIDAGVDFPLGLLQVAKREQPAPQPKYKVPYYTRDLRTDVDWLKCNIRADRHDPLLHTRSRAFSFLELLLPLTGRESWDHFDWRDLGISRRVLTVAVTDQLRPAYRKFKDWQIKRSLLHHHHALLRRLKAAGAPGKILFLCYGNICRSPLAAALAEKRLSGVTIDSAGFHDQTGRGCPQKILRIGKSFGIDLSFHRSARVLRDQLVNADLVIAMDLENLNRLRQEFSGMANRTTLLGLFGTPETLDIADPYLADETATNNICEQVRQGVENLASWVGEMKRAASASAIPTTAPGGR; from the coding sequence ATGGCGGCTGCACAGGCCGGAAGCATGAGCGAAATGACTGTACTGATTCTTGACGGACATAGCCGCGCGGCCCTGGAAACCCTGCAGAGCCTGGGCCGAGCTGGAGTGCTGGTAGACCTTGCGTCCCAAATCCCGGACTGCCTGGCTATGCACTCGCGCTACGTAGCGCGCAAGCTACAGCAACCGTCTCTGGAGAGCGCGGCGGACTTCCAGACGTGGTTGCGGGAGCAGGATAACCTTCGCAATTACACCTTGATTGTGCCCGCCACTGAAGCGTCGCTTCTGGGGCTACGGCAACTGGATGAAAACGATCCTCTTCGCCGCAAGGCCGTCGTTGCGGGTGATGAAGCACTTGATATGGCGCTGGATAAAGAAAAGACATGGCAACTGGCGCATCAACTGGGAATACTAACCCCGAGCGGAGTCTTGCTTTCAACGCTATCGGAAATCGGCCCGCTACAACAGTTCCCCGTGGTGCTGAAGCCAACGCACAGCAAGGTGATAGTCGATGGTGGGTTGCGGACGCTCGCCGTGGCTGTGGTGAAAAATGAATCGGAACGGCAGGAGCAGTTGCGGCGCTGGCTTCCATTTACCCCGGTCCAGCAGCAGGAATATATTCACGGTCGCGGCGTTGGGGTTGAATTTCTGTTCAACCGCGGCAGAAAAATCTGGCACTTCGCGCATGAACGCGTGCATGAGTATCCGCTCACTGGCGGAGCAAGCTCTTACCGCCGTTCCATTGATCCACCGGTGGCAATGCTTCAAGACGCTGAAAAGCTTTTAACTGCACTCAATTGGCACGGCGTGGCCATGGTTGAATTCAAGATAGATGCCAAAGGGCAACACTGGCTAATGGAGATTAATCCTCGTCTCTGGGGATCGCTGGCACTTTCCATCGATGCCGGCGTGGATTTTCCCCTGGGCTTGCTGCAGGTTGCAAAACGCGAGCAACCGGCTCCGCAACCAAAGTACAAAGTCCCTTATTACACGCGCGACCTGCGTACGGACGTGGACTGGCTCAAATGCAATATCCGCGCGGACCGGCACGATCCCTTGTTACATACGCGCTCGCGCGCGTTTTCTTTTCTGGAGCTTCTACTTCCCTTGACCGGCCGTGAAAGCTGGGACCATTTTGACTGGCGTGATCTGGGGATTTCCCGCAGAGTGTTGACTGTGGCAGTAACCGACCAGTTGCGTCCAGCCTACCGCAAGTTCAAAGACTGGCAAATTAAACGGAGCTTACTGCACCACCACCATGCCTTGTTGCGCCGGCTGAAAGCCGCAGGTGCACCAGGCAAGATTCTCTTTCTGTGTTACGGCAACATCTGTCGGAGCCCGCTGGCAGCCGCGCTCGCAGAAAAACGGCTGAGCGGCGTGACAATTGATTCTGCAGGATTCCACGATCAGACCGGTCGAGGCTGTCCGCAAAAGATCCTTAGAATCGGAAAGTCATTTGGGATCGATCTGTCATTCCATCGCTCTGCGCGCGTTTTGCGTGATCAATTGGTAAACGCTGACCTGGTGATTGCCATGGATCTGGAAAACCTCAATCGCTTGCGGCAGGAATTTTCGGGAATGGCGAACCGCACAACTTTGCTCGGACTCTTTGGAACGCCGGAAACACTCGATATTGCCGATCCTTATCTTGCTGATGAAACTGCCACAAACAATATTTGCGAGCAGGTCCGCCAGGGCGTGGAAAACCTGGCGTCCTGGGTAGGGGAAATGAAGCGCGCTGCCTCCGCGTCTGCCATCCCGACGACAGCACCCGGTGGTCGCTAA
- a CDS encoding CpsD/CapB family tyrosine-protein kinase: protein MSKFFNETRTVRKTDPVPATANVNIQDLVSSLKEHMESNGAAASHSSQIDLQHLLQPLEESNEVASQVAAVRLENCRSVKLPRTEERSFLVSQYNPAMQAAVEAYRTLRTRLVKQQTRTGARSLVITSSAQGEGKTLTIFNLAICYAKIENWPVLVVDADLRTRGLSILAGDPESPGLAEILEKDCSYQSAILRTDIPGLHILPAGETSASPSELFSGQRWKEFMGWATESFRLVLVDSPPALNLADFELIAASCESVMVVARARKTPRESLAKVLAQVDPRKITGVVFNAAEETPENGYYRYTAKAGA from the coding sequence ATGAGCAAATTCTTTAACGAAACTCGCACCGTAAGAAAAACAGATCCAGTTCCAGCAACGGCGAATGTCAATATTCAGGACCTTGTCAGTTCGCTAAAGGAGCACATGGAAAGCAACGGGGCGGCGGCTTCGCATTCCAGCCAGATTGATCTTCAGCACTTGCTGCAACCCCTGGAAGAGTCGAATGAAGTTGCTTCTCAGGTTGCGGCCGTCCGGCTGGAAAATTGCCGAAGCGTTAAGCTGCCGCGCACAGAAGAGCGGTCCTTTCTGGTATCGCAATACAATCCCGCGATGCAGGCCGCAGTGGAAGCCTACCGCACGCTCCGGACCCGCCTGGTAAAACAGCAGACCCGGACCGGCGCGCGATCACTGGTCATAACCAGCTCCGCGCAGGGTGAAGGCAAAACCTTGACGATCTTCAATCTGGCCATCTGCTATGCCAAGATCGAAAACTGGCCGGTGCTGGTGGTGGACGCCGACCTGCGCACGCGAGGACTATCGATTTTGGCGGGCGACCCGGAATCACCCGGTCTGGCTGAGATCCTGGAAAAGGACTGCTCTTATCAATCTGCTATACTCCGGACTGATATTCCCGGACTCCACATTCTGCCGGCCGGCGAAACCAGCGCCTCGCCTTCTGAGCTGTTTTCCGGACAACGCTGGAAAGAGTTCATGGGCTGGGCAACCGAATCTTTCCGCCTAGTCCTGGTGGACTCGCCTCCGGCGTTAAACCTTGCCGACTTTGAATTGATCGCCGCTTCTTGCGAGAGCGTGATGGTGGTGGCGCGTGCCCGCAAGACACCCCGCGAGTCATTGGCGAAAGTACTGGCTCAGGTTGACCCACGCAAGATCACCGGGGTGGTTTTCAATGCTGCCGAAGAAACACCGGAGAATGGATACTACAGGTACACGGCAAAAGCAGGCGCTTAG
- a CDS encoding AAA family ATPase: MYSNFYGLKQDPFRLTPDPRFLHLAEPHRNTLRAMVEGVVGRKGLQVAIGPIGTGKTTLLYCLQHILSHEATRERPLRSAFVVNPTLTPDELFEALFDELEIHASAPTKPARLRALHELLLASHKSNTAVVVIIDEAHLMPPELIEEVRLLMNLDNYPVNVLQVILCGQPELLPLLTKPELAALKQRISVVTKLRALTLTESRAYIAERLYVAGLRGENPFNTSALEEVFRLTNGVPRLINSICDHTLGVGFRRQLKKVGADAVLEAAEEMGWEQPAPVASPESLAKTGS, translated from the coding sequence ATGTATTCAAATTTTTACGGCTTAAAACAAGATCCTTTTCGGCTCACACCGGACCCTCGCTTCCTTCATCTTGCGGAGCCGCATCGCAACACCCTTCGCGCCATGGTGGAAGGAGTGGTCGGACGCAAGGGCCTGCAAGTCGCTATTGGGCCCATCGGCACCGGCAAGACCACGCTGCTTTACTGCCTGCAGCACATCCTTTCGCATGAGGCTACGCGCGAACGGCCGCTGCGCTCAGCTTTTGTGGTGAATCCAACGCTGACCCCGGACGAACTGTTCGAGGCCTTGTTTGATGAGTTGGAAATTCACGCCTCTGCGCCAACCAAACCAGCCCGCCTGCGCGCGCTCCACGAGCTGCTGCTGGCGTCACACAAGAGCAACACTGCCGTGGTAGTCATCATCGATGAAGCGCACCTGATGCCGCCGGAGCTTATAGAAGAGGTGCGCCTGCTGATGAACCTGGATAATTATCCCGTCAATGTCCTGCAGGTCATTCTGTGCGGCCAGCCGGAACTTCTTCCGCTATTGACCAAGCCCGAATTAGCGGCATTGAAGCAGCGGATCTCTGTAGTGACTAAACTTCGCGCGCTGACTTTGACCGAAAGCAGAGCATACATTGCGGAACGGCTGTATGTTGCCGGATTGCGCGGCGAAAACCCGTTTAACACATCGGCGCTGGAAGAAGTTTTTCGTCTTACGAATGGCGTTCCGCGGCTGATCAACTCGATTTGCGACCACACTCTTGGCGTCGGTTTCCGGCGCCAGCTAAAAAAAGTTGGCGCGGATGCAGTGCTTGAAGCAGCCGAGGAAATGGGCTGGGAACAGCCCGCGCCTGTAGCATCGCCGGAAAGTTTGGCAAAGACAGGTTCTTAG